The following proteins are encoded in a genomic region of Burkholderia pyrrocinia:
- a CDS encoding zinc-ribbon and DUF3426 domain-containing protein, translating to MLLATRCPHCETVFRLQQEQLSLHEGLVRCGHCHEVFNASESLVPEHAPQPGPALTEPAAAPDDGDAHHQAPPARLFAADAPAGPPSDTDYKPEGWDMWAPWLDAGVDPSLQHSVQTVRTEPLVPLALPSTEAGVVHLSGTPAPFAPSPAELDPSTAVAQPAESHSTQTQQDTEASPAPIERDPREPRFVAHVPSDTEEPVGNAHFAVPDDERAPREPRFAFAPAPAVTEVGAEAEPAAGVTRHDKTPAAAVDEPTAPFPAALTDDARPPFAVTHETRETQQRGMLGGFFGGLVATVLAVLLVAQLAWWQRETLMIYWPVTQGWFRQACAPLGCTVAPPRAIDGLRLDATDLRQLDGPRELELKVPLTNRYRVALAYPSLELTLLDDTNHVTVRRVLAPRDYVRPGTPIDAGLPPGTTQTMVVRLETNGTPASNFRVQIFYP from the coding sequence ATGCTTCTTGCGACGCGCTGCCCTCATTGCGAAACCGTCTTCCGGCTGCAGCAGGAACAGCTCTCGCTGCACGAAGGGCTCGTGCGCTGCGGGCATTGCCACGAAGTCTTCAACGCGTCCGAATCGCTCGTTCCCGAGCACGCGCCGCAGCCGGGACCGGCATTGACCGAACCGGCTGCCGCACCGGACGACGGCGATGCGCACCATCAGGCCCCACCTGCACGGCTGTTCGCCGCCGACGCACCGGCCGGGCCGCCGTCCGACACCGATTACAAGCCGGAAGGCTGGGACATGTGGGCGCCGTGGCTCGACGCCGGTGTCGATCCGTCGCTGCAGCACAGCGTGCAGACCGTGCGCACCGAGCCGCTGGTGCCGCTCGCGCTCCCGTCCACGGAAGCCGGCGTCGTTCACCTGTCGGGTACGCCCGCGCCGTTCGCGCCCTCCCCGGCCGAGCTGGACCCATCCACCGCCGTCGCGCAACCGGCCGAATCGCATTCGACGCAGACGCAGCAGGACACCGAAGCATCGCCCGCGCCCATCGAGCGCGATCCGCGTGAGCCCCGCTTCGTCGCCCACGTGCCGTCGGACACAGAAGAACCCGTCGGCAATGCGCACTTCGCCGTGCCGGACGACGAGCGCGCGCCGCGCGAACCGCGTTTTGCGTTCGCGCCGGCGCCGGCCGTAACCGAAGTCGGAGCCGAAGCCGAACCCGCCGCCGGCGTCACCCGGCACGACAAGACGCCGGCCGCGGCCGTCGACGAACCGACCGCACCGTTCCCGGCCGCGCTGACCGACGACGCTCGACCGCCCTTCGCCGTCACGCACGAGACGCGCGAGACTCAGCAGCGCGGGATGCTCGGCGGCTTTTTCGGCGGCCTCGTCGCCACCGTGCTGGCCGTGCTGCTCGTCGCCCAACTCGCATGGTGGCAGCGCGAAACGCTGATGATCTACTGGCCCGTCACGCAGGGCTGGTTCCGGCAAGCCTGCGCGCCGCTCGGCTGCACGGTCGCACCGCCGCGCGCGATCGACGGCCTGCGGCTCGATGCGACCGACCTGCGTCAGCTCGACGGCCCGCGCGAGCTCGAACTGAAGGTGCCGCTGACGAACCGCTACCGCGTCGCGCTCGCGTACCCGTCGCTCGAACTCACGCTGCTCGACGACACCAATCACGTGACCGTGCGCCGCGTGCTCGCGCCGCGCGATTACGTGCGCCCGGGCACGCCGATCGACGCCGGGCTGCCGCCCGGCAC